A single Leptospira barantonii DNA region contains:
- the motB gene encoding flagellar motor protein MotB, whose product MAKAKCPECIQNIPEYMLTYGDMVTLLLCFFIMLYTTGKTNAIEMQIILSAFKTTTGFFDGGQTLSKGRLEEMGMNIESLPSQTTGKALSKSKKLATELFKPEVEAGKVKITEDERGLIISLVSADYFNPGSAVLTDSIKIALRKASSLIKELDRFVRVEGHCDADAVNPGIPPGKEERAYINNWDLAGARAINSTDYIINVEKLDPAWFQAVSFGAFRPLVVEYSGTPEAKAYNRRIDIVIMTDKSTKRSPYETNFGLPKTKIPGSESSVPGKE is encoded by the coding sequence ATGGCAAAAGCAAAATGTCCGGAATGTATTCAGAATATCCCCGAGTATATGCTTACCTACGGGGACATGGTGACGCTGTTGTTGTGCTTCTTCATCATGCTTTATACCACCGGTAAAACGAACGCGATCGAAATGCAGATCATTCTTTCGGCGTTCAAAACGACGACCGGATTTTTCGACGGAGGACAAACTCTTTCCAAAGGTAGATTGGAAGAGATGGGAATGAACATTGAAAGTCTTCCTTCTCAGACGACCGGAAAGGCTCTGTCGAAATCTAAAAAACTTGCCACCGAACTTTTTAAACCGGAAGTGGAAGCTGGAAAGGTAAAGATCACCGAAGACGAAAGAGGTTTGATTATCTCTCTCGTAAGCGCGGATTATTTCAATCCGGGTTCGGCGGTTCTAACGGATTCGATCAAGATCGCACTTCGTAAAGCGAGTTCGCTTATCAAAGAATTGGATCGTTTCGTAAGAGTGGAAGGACACTGTGACGCGGACGCGGTCAATCCCGGAATTCCCCCCGGAAAGGAAGAACGAGCTTATATCAACAACTGGGATCTCGCGGGAGCGAGAGCGATCAACTCCACGGATTATATCATCAACGTGGAGAAGTTGGATCCGGCCTGGTTTCAAGCTGTGAGTTTCGGAGCGTTCAGACCTTTGGTGGTCGAATATTCGGGAACACCCGAAGCGAAAGCGTACAACCGAAGAATCGATATCGTAATTATGACCGATAAGTCAACCAAGAGAAGTCCATATGAAACGAACTTTGGACTTCCAAAAACGAAAATTCCCGGCTCCGAATCCAGCGTACCTGGCAAAGAGTGA